cgcgCGTAGATGCAGCAAtatttatgattaattaaattaacatGTTGAAATAAACAATGTATGCCATGTCTTGACTTGGTTCTTTGATATTAATTATACATGACAATATTGATATATCGTCAGCTGGTGGAATAATGAATTAGAAATCTAGTCTTTACAAGTCTCGTAATTAATTGCATGCTAGCTAGTATGCAGCATGAAAACTGAACGAATTATAATgatatttactatttatataacactttttttcaatttcttttacaACCAATTACTAATGTAATAGGGCTACATGCATGCAAGCATCATAAAAAGCTAGCACTAtaaatctttgttttttttttcttaattttgtacGCCTTCCAACATATAGAATTATGAAAagagttgtatatatatatatatttgatagcTAGTGAATGACTaggtcaaatatatatatatatatatatatatatatatatatctttatgcTAATAATTATATCGTAGTGGATCAGCGAGAACCAGGAGGCAGGAAGCAAAAACTAGCTGCAGTCTGCAGATCAGTTTGAAACTGGGggtaatgaattaattaattaaaccgaaatattttatatatatataatataatcctTTTCAGTTGTAATATTGAACAAGatactggttttttttttttttttgacaggCACTGTATTTACAGAGAATATGCATAAAATCCGCAGAAAAGATCACATTCATTAACCCAACAAAACCTCTGAGAGAGGTAAAAAGGAATTAGGAATGAATAAAGTCATGATATGGGCAGGCGGTctgattttaacttttaagaaaGCAACACAGCCATTAGGTGCTACAGCTTCTTGGttgtttcttctcattatatttAATGGGATTAAGCACTCTCACACCAGGTCAACATTTGGCAAAGCCGAGGGTGAAATGCTGTTCTTTTCTTGGAAAAAATCATCGTGAAACGTGTGAATGGTTATACCCTTGATCCCCCTTTCTTGGAAACTCACCGGTTTCTCTTCATAGAAATGATGAATACTATATAGAAAACCTTCTGCAACCTAACAATGAATCTTTGATGGAGGACAAGAAAGCAAATATAATTGCTGTTACAACAGTGATTTCCCTCGtcatttttatcattgttgCTCGTGTCTGTCTCAAGCTTTCTAGAGCTTTTTTCCTCATTTGTGGGGCAGGTATTGCAGTGATCCTTGCTGTCCTTGCATACCTAATAATCAGAAGCCAATATAATCGCAGTAGGAAGTTTTTGGAGTCTAGGTTAGTGTCAGAAGGCCGAGAGCTTCGTATAGAGTATAGTTTTCTTAGGAAAGTTGCTGGGCTTCCGACAAAGTTTCGATACAGGGAGCTCGAGGAAGCAACAGATAATTTCCAGTCATTTCTCGGCCAAGGAGCTTCTGCCACCGTTTTCAAAGGGATCCTAAATGATGGCACTGCTGTTGCGGTGAAACGGATTAATGGAGAGGAGCGAGGGGAGAAGGAGTTCAGATCGGAAGTTGCAGCCATTGCAAATGTGCAACATGTAAATCTTGTGCATCTTCTTGGCTACTGTTCTAATCCTGGGGAGCCTCGCTTCCTTGTTTATGAGTTCTTCCCAAATGGTTCTTTGGATTGTTGGATCTTTACTCGAAAGGAAAGATTGAACCGGCGTGGGGGGTGCTTGTCGTGGAATTTACGGTATAGAGTCGCCATTGATATTGCCAAGGCACTGTCTTACCTCCATCACGATTGCCGGTCAAGGATCTTACACCTTGATGTAAAGCCAGAAAATATACTCCTCGATGAGAATTATAGAGGAATTGTTGCAGATTTTGGTCTCTCAAAGCTTATGGGAAAAGATCAGAGTAGAGTCCTGACAACACTCCGGGGTACAAAAGGTTACTTGGCCCCAGAATGGCTATTGGAGCAAGGAGTTTCAGAAAAATCTGACATCTACAGTTATGGGATGGTTCTTCTAGAGATGACTGGAGGCTGCAGAAATGTTTGCTTGATAGAAGATAATAAGGACAGATCTGAAAGGAAATGGCAATATTTCCCAAAAATCGTGAATCAGAAAATGAGAGAAGGGAAGCTTATGGAAGTCGTTGACCGGAGGCTAGTAGAAGATGGAGGCATTGATGAGAAAGAGGTAAGAAGATTGGTTTGTGTAGCTTTGTGGTGCATACAAGAGAAGGCAAGGCTGAGGCCTAGCATGGCTCGTGTGGTTGAGATGCTCGAGGGTCGGGTGGCCGTGGAGGAGCCACCGGAAACCCGAATGATCATTGTTGATTTACTGTCAATAGATGATCAAGATCAGCGGCCAGATCATCATGGACATAACAGGCGACATGCAGCTGCAATGGCAGCACACCTTGTTGACAGTAATCTTCCAACCACATCTACACACTCGTTTGCAATGTCAATTGTGTCTCCTCGGTAGCGCTCCAAGAATGGGGGCCGGGGAAATTAAGCTACCTTCCTCTCCCTTATCAGGATTCATAATTTCATTGATTTGGTTGATCAAAGCTATctttatgtgttttgttcttcGCAAATATTTTGCACATAGATCTTCATAATTAGCTgtatatttctttttgttttcctacAGATCAGGAAAACTTCATTAGATATCTGCATCATGTTAatgcacttttttattttttgtcccCATCAAAATATTACCAAATCAGGTATTTGAGGCACAGCCTCACATGCATCTGATCTCCTGGTACTGAAATTTCCAATGCTGTTAATAAAGGAGTCaacatttctttcattttctttacttttgttttttttgtaaaatcagCAGTGATATTGGAAGTTTTTATATTACATACCATCCACATGCGGTACAATTTGATTcgtaaaatctaatttttaaaaattattttttaaatcaaattatacggccacatatatagtatatgtgTAAAGACttttaaatagaaatattttttagatacaagaagtgtttcatttcatctcgtgattttataattataactttttaaaattcttacataaaatataataaacaagttattttttaaaaatttaaaaataataataatattttaataatattttatttaacttttatcttatcttaactcAATATCCAACCTGTACTAAATAAATTGGTTTTGTATACATTCCGAATATAATTATTGGCTCAGAatgaagataaaaagaaatttgctaCATCCAAACaaaatcgcgtactaatctgtatattaatactgatttattcatatttaaaatttaaattaatattatttttaataaaatttattttttaatcaatcatatcaaaTTGATATACAGAGTAgtgcataattatacttataactatatttttccagaTAAGAATTACcaaattgcatatatatatgtggcaTAAATTGCCTACAAATTAGTCAATGACCTTTAGCTTGTACGTACGTATCTCATTTAATTGGTGGCCGGCTTTAATTTTCAACAGGCTTGGAGGAGTTGGTTTCGAAAATTACAATTTGCAATTCAATCATCCGACTTTGAACACAAACaaagttttgatattattcaGTCAAGTTGATCAATTTGTGGAGAAAATGGGGCCGGATtggaatattattaatatataaaacccaaataattaattagaagtaCTACCATTTCAACCCAAATAATTAGATAAACTTGTCTTCTTCGATAGGGGAcgttctttccttttcttctgttttcttGTCTACCAAACGATGGATACGGGACTGTCCACACGGAATTAATTAAGACTATTTTACCACTTCTAGATTAGTCAGAGTTTCGAACCTTACCTCTCAAACTAAAACTGATCATCAAAACTTTGGTAGTACTGAAGGATTGACCATGACCACCACCTAAATATGACCAAGTACATGTACGTGTAcgtatgtgtatatattaatgtattttaaaaaaaaaactgttaaaatatatataatttaaaatattaaattcactTCTAATTTCTATTGATTTAAAACTTATGAGCCAATGGATGATttaacttaatttaaaatagttaaATGTGATGCATGGAAACATCATGTAAtattaacataattatataaaatcttgAATCCAGGCAATTCGAGAAGCATTATCAGTGAGAAAGGGGCCGGTGACCAAGATCAGGCCGTACGTAGGTGGTTTGAATTGTCAATTAATTCAACCTTGTTCCTCATAGTCTAAAAATATAACCAAATCAAAGAAGGGTACTTATATTGACCTTAtacatttttattatctttgatttattttattttttattttttattttttaaaaaaagaaaaaataaagtaatttttagttttgaaCCGGTTTGGATAGtgggttgagttgagatgagttgagattaaaatttaaaatattattttttaatattattattattttgagatttaaaaaagttgaattgttaattatattttgtgttaaaagttgagaaatttgtaatgattagattagatgAGTTGAATTGGGTTGACTAACCAAACACAGTCTAATTATAGAATTATGACTATTTATATCTATGGAAGAGATGACTAATTAATAGTGAGTTGTGTGAATTTCCATATCAAATTATATGGTTGATGCCCATCTTTACTCGATCGGGAGATCACTAGCTAAGCAAccattacaaaaattaataataggAAAATATCTTAGACACAAAAAGATTAGATagaagtaaatttataaattgatgtgacttgatataatatatcagattataaagttatttttattataagatagACTTCATAAGTTCCTTGAAActatatcagtttgtgagtttatttttatataatttctttgtgcATGTAAGTTGTAACAGTTCTCTTAATAATAAGGTTGTGTTGAAGCTTAATTGCAAAGAGAAACCAAAATTTCTAAAGAATGAATTCCTTATCTCTTGAGGATCATGTTGGTTGATTCACCAATAATAGATTTATTAACTAAGAAATTAAACCTTCAAGATTGAATAATCCCTGACTAGGAATTAGATCGATGCTGTAATTAAGGACCAGCCAAATCCTAATTCCAGTCATCATATTCCCAACAGATCAGGAAACGAATGGATataccttataaaaaaaaattaattattttcgaAAGCATTAAATTTAACCTACAAATTTGATTGTTttgtatagatttttttttttttaataattttgtgagAATGAATAGTTTATAATGTGCTACCTCATCTCGATATTTCCGACTTCCCAAACACTTTGCGAAGAATGCACCTATTTTTGTTTTCCGTTGTTGATAATTTTACCTCTTCCGAATGTTAATTACACctcataaatttgaaaatattgagttAAGACTTGAAAAATAACTTTGGGTTAATCAAATCACTTTCCAGCTTCGTAAgcaattcatttttattttcttttttctatttttcttttcggGCAGGAATCTAGCTAATTGGTTATCTATGGGTAGAACACATTTTTCCGTTTATTATGATGATCGAAAAGTGTTATAATTATGgtaaaaagatttcataaaaataaatttattaatagatAAAAGTTTATAAGatcgttatatttattttacaataataataacttgATAATATAAAGAATCGTATaacacattattttataaatttatttttataaaaattttttgtacatttatattgtagtttttttaaagaaaaatctagttacaagtataattgcacactaatatgtgtattaatgtaatatgattggtcaaaaagtagattttattaaaaaaatattaatttaaattttaaatatgaaggaatcaatattaatatacaaattagtacgtaattttatttctatgtagcaaaaaaatttttcaataaaatgatcATAACAAACAAATGTATAAACGTCTTACACTGGAGTTTTTCTATTGGCAATCACGGGCGGCCCGTGCGTATAGCGAGTAGACATTAGACAGGGAAGTAGGACACCAAAAAACACTCCAATGAAGTTAGAGCATCCTTATCCAGTTTTCCATCtccatccctataatttaactcaaaatcacatttctttaaatttatccctaaattttattcatcttctaaaaacctcctacatcctattctccatccatatctctattctattaaataatatttttctattctttttttattacttttttctctctcttctatttacaatcctaactactaactcttttgtcttattatctttttttcaaatatcactttctactaaatatttatatgattttgactacccaatacagtattttttcaaatcattaattgtattataaaaatagtaaattttattaataaattaatgcattttctaacgtgatgaaaaatttatttagaagagtactctttatcaattaAAGAAAACCGggaagagagaaatagagaaagagagagaggggggaagAGGAAAATAGAAACTCAAATCGGGGAAGCCAAATAACCagagaagataaaaaattatCCATCATCACTTACCGAAATCGTATTGGCAATCGATCTGAAAATGTGGGAGGGAGGAAGCAAATGGGTTACCTAGTGAGAGAGAAGAACACGCGGGACGGAGGGCATCGAAACAGGAGCCAAATACACGATGCGGATATACAGTGAATCAAAAAAGATGGAAATTTACTGTACAGGCCGGATACTCAAGCCGCAAAATGGAAATCGGGATGGGGGTTTTTTTTGCAAAACcctaatttcatccctaaattATAAGGAAAATGACAATATGCAAATCGGGTTGGGGATGCTCTTACTAACGGAAGTTTGAGAACAAACACACACAGAGGGAAGAGAGACAGAGTTTGTGTTGCGTCGGGCCTTCACAACGATCAAGGTTGGTGTTAGTTGTTAAATCACTAATATTGGActcatcaaatttatttttaaaatttaataaaaaatataaatgtttcataaatctaaaacttttatatttataatttcacaTTGAATTAatcattagattcatcaaaataataatataatattatttttttaataataatatttttaattttttttcatattttataattatgctaaatatgtggacattaatagtttattttaatacttaaataattgattttcaaataatttaaaataaaataaaataaaattattatttattaaaattaaaataaaatattaatttaaaggtagaataataaatctttaaatttaatagaagaataataattactgtaacttaaaattttttaaatctttatttgataaattcaatgtaagtttattttaaacaaatttattaaaatttaaaaatgtattgACTTTCGATGAAATCAATACAAATGCTCTTAGATCTCTAAGAACCCATCGGTACTTCCTTCTCAATTCCTTCATTTCTATCTCTGTTATGCGATCTTATGCTTCCATCTAGTGCGCGAGCGTCTGTCTGTTGCCTTACAGGCAGACTTGGAGTTGAAGTTTTGTTTATCGAGCGATTtcgtttatattgaattttttctAACGTTGAATTGTGTGAGTAGTGATAAGGAATATTTCTTCTACTTATTTTGTGaagttattttgtttttctgagtCTGGGTTCTTGTCCTCTACTGATTTTGGAGTTCTTGTGACCTTTCTATTAGTCTACTCCATTGGGTTTTGATAGAAAATGAAAACCTTTTGTGTTTCTGTTACGCAGGATCTGTTCTCTTTTCAATTACTATAGCTAGCTTGGTTTGTGCAATTATCTGCGGGGCTAAGATGAGCTCTACTGGCCCTTCAGTGGGTTCTGGTTAGTTTAGTTCCCGTGCTCTTATTTCTTCGAATTGATAGGGATGATGGTGGTATTTCGTGCTACTCTGTTACATTCATATAGGCTATTTTGGCTGAATATATGGGTTTTCCTGGTCTTATAAATGgcgtttatttttcttttcttttgtttattttttatttttcctttctgaTCCCTTTCCATCAAATTTTATTGCAATTTACTTTAGGTGGTCGAACTGCTCGGAGGGTAGTTGAGTTTGGAAGGACCTATGTGGTGAGGCCTAAAGGTAAACACCAAGCCACTGTAGTTTGGCTACATGGCCTTGGTGATAATGGCTCAAGGTAATATTATATTTCCTATTTCTTTGTGTAGTTGATGGAGTATTGGCATACTCCATCTCATTAGCTTTTGCGGTGTTTG
The genomic region above belongs to Carya illinoinensis cultivar Pawnee chromosome 4, C.illinoinensisPawnee_v1, whole genome shotgun sequence and contains:
- the LOC122306984 gene encoding probable receptor-like protein kinase At5g20050 is translated as MEDKKANIIAVTTVISLVIFIIVARVCLKLSRAFFLICGAGIAVILAVLAYLIIRSQYNRSRKFLESRLVSEGRELRIEYSFLRKVAGLPTKFRYRELEEATDNFQSFLGQGASATVFKGILNDGTAVAVKRINGEERGEKEFRSEVAAIANVQHVNLVHLLGYCSNPGEPRFLVYEFFPNGSLDCWIFTRKERLNRRGGCLSWNLRYRVAIDIAKALSYLHHDCRSRILHLDVKPENILLDENYRGIVADFGLSKLMGKDQSRVLTTLRGTKGYLAPEWLLEQGVSEKSDIYSYGMVLLEMTGGCRNVCLIEDNKDRSERKWQYFPKIVNQKMREGKLMEVVDRRLVEDGGIDEKEVRRLVCVALWCIQEKARLRPSMARVVEMLEGRVAVEEPPETRMIIVDLLSIDDQDQRPDHHGHNRRHAAAMAAHLVDSNLPTTSTHSFAMSIVSPR